From Halarcobacter mediterraneus:
CCAATTCCTATGCCAATTATTACATAAATGTAAATCTTTTTAAAGATATCCATGCTAGATGCCCAAGCATCTTTTGCTCTATTTTGTAAACTTTGACTCTCTTCATTCTCATTTCCACAACAAGAAGCAACTGGTTTTACATCTATTAAAACCTCTTTTTCTAGATTCAAACTTCCTATTAATAGACCTGCTACTATTGCTAATAGAATTACTGTACCAATATAAAGAAGAGTAATCTTAATTCCAAAAAGAGAAAATAAAAGTGCAATAACAACCGCATCACTAAGAGGTGCTGAAATCAAATATGAGAAAGTTACTCCAAGGGGAATTCTTGCTTGTAAAAAACCTAAAAAAAGTGGTATGGCACTACAAGAACAAAAAGGAGTTAACATTCCAAAAAATGAAGCGAAGACATGACCTATTAGTTTATGTTTTCCACTTAGATAATCTCTTATTTTCTCAACAGGGAAATAACTTCTTAAAAAGCTAACTATATAAATAATAGTCACTAGAAGAATAAATATCTTAACTGTATCATAAATAAAAAAATGAAGTGCATCAGCTAAATGCTCACCCTTTGTAAGACCTAATGAATCATAAACTAAAAAGTCTACAAATTTTTCCCAATAGAAAAACATCTTATAAACCTAAAGCCTCTTTAACTTTTGGTAATAATTCAGATTCAATCTCTTCATATGTTTTAATAAATGCAGAAAAATCTTTTCCATCTGGATCTTCAAAACCAACATGAATAATCTTAGTTACCTTAGGAAACATTGGACAACTCTCATTTGCATGGTCACAAACAGTTACTACTAAGTCATACTCATTGTCTAAAACCTTATCAATAGTTTTTGAATGATATTCCTCTTTCCAAATACCTTTTTGCTCTAATAGTTTTTGTGCATTTAGATTAACTCTTCCACTTGCTTTTACACCAGATGAATCTGAACTTACACCATCTAACTTTGCGTTTATAAGTGCTTCAGCTATGATACTTCTACAAGAATTTCCTGTACATAAAATTAATACTTTTTTCATCAAAACTCCTAATTAATAATTTATACTAAAGTTAATAACACCACAAATAAAATAGGTGGAGTTACTATTAAACCAAATTTACTATATTGCCAAAAACCAATCTTCACACCCTTTTGTGATAAAACATGAAGCCAAAGGAGTGTAGCTAAAGAACCAAATGGTGTCATTTTAGGTCCTAAGTTACATCCAATAATATTTGCATAAGCTAATGTCTCATTTGGAATATCAGTTAAAGCAATATCCATAATCATAACCGTTGGCATGTTATTCATAATGGCACTTAAAAATGCAGAGATAAATCCTGTTCCTAAAATAGCAATCACATCACCTCTTTGAACTAAATCTTGTAAAATAGTTGCTAAATAATCAGTAAGACCTGCATTTTTTAAACCATAAACTACTATATATAAACCAATACTAAACCATACAACTTGCCAAGGTGCAGTTTTAATAGTAAGCCAAGCCCTTGCACTTTTTGTGTAACTTGCAATAGCTAAAAAGATTAATCCACCACCTAAAGCAAATACAGAAACAGGTAAGTCATAGTTGTCACCAACAAAATATCCTACTAAAAGTAAGGCTAGAAAAACCCAAGAAAATTTAAATAGTGTTTTATTTTTTAAAACATCATCTGGATTTTTTAGCAAACTTACATCTATTTCTCTTGGAATATCTTTTCGTAAAAATGCCCATAAAAAAGAGATAGTAACTACTGTACTTACAATATAGGGAACAAACATACGAGATAAATACTCCAAGAAACCTATATCAAAATAGTTAGCTGTTACTATATTTGTAAGGTTTGAAAAAACAAATGGTAAAGAAGCAGAATCACTAATAAAACCACCTGCAAGTAAAAAAGCTAAAATTGTCTTTGCATTTAGTTTAAGTATTCTCATTTTTGCTAATAAAATTGGTGTTAAAATTAATGCTGCTCCATCATTTGCAAATAGTGCTGAAACAAAGCTTCCAAGTAGTAGTGCATATACAAACATCAAATGTCCATTACCACGTGAGAGTTTTGCCATTTTAATAGCGCACCATTCAAAGAAACCAATATCATCTAGAACCATAGAAAGAAGAATAATTCCAATAAAGGCTAAGGTTGCATCCCAAACAATATCACTTACAACTAATACATCCTCAAAACTTACAACTCCAGCAATTAGAGCAACTATTGCTCCAAGTACTGCTGTAGTTCCTATTTGTAAGCCTTTTGGTTGCCAAATAACAAATATCAAAGTAACCAAAAAAATTGAACTTGCTAATATCATAAAATTTTTCCTATTTTAAAATCAATATATCAAGATACCTTGATGTATTATAGTAAAAAAAAGTAACCTTTTGGTTACTCTTCTTCCATATCTAATACTTCTTGTTTAAGAGTATAAATAAAAGTATCTACTTCTAATTCATCATATCTCTCAACTATTACAGGAGTTCTTTGAAACTCTTGACCTTCAAACTCATCTAAATAATCCCAGTTATCTATTAAATTTGATGAATAAAATAGATATCCATGAATTGTATCTTCTCCTGCATCAAGTCTAATCCCTGGATATCCCATCGAAGCTGACCATCCAGCATCAATAAGTCTTCCTTTTACCGTTGCAGGTACAAATTTACCTACAATATTTTCCAAAACATGTCCATTTGGACAGTTTGGCATAAGTGTTCCATAAACAAATAGTGTTTCAGTCATTATAAATTACAAGCCTTTGTTAAAATTGGAAGCTCAATATCTAAAGTCATAATCTCTTTTATTGAAGCTTGTCTAAACTCATCAAGGGGAGTTCTTACTGAATAATAAGCCCATCGCCCTTCTCTATCTACTCTTAAAAACCCTGCTTCTTTTAGTATCTTTAAGTGCCTTGATAGTCTTGATTGAATCATATTAAAAGAGTTTTCTAAATCGCATACGCAACATTTTCCATGAATATTTAAAAATTTTAATAATTTCACTCTAGTCTCATCATTTAATGCTGATACAGACTTTAAAAAAATTTCCATAAAAATATCCTATGTTTGTAATTATAAAAGTATATCATATTTTTCTTAATATATCAAGATATCTTGATATATTAATTTAAGAATCAGAGAATAAGAAAGAGGAATAAATCCTCTTAAATATTAAGATAGATTAGTTTTTATTTTTTCAGATAAAGCTTCAACAGTAAATCCAAACTCTTTGAAAAGTTCTCCTGCTGGTGCTGATGCTCCAAATGTATCCATGCCAAATACTTCATCTACAAATTTATAATACTCCATACCTCTTGCAGCTTCAACTGCAAATACTTTTGTATCAGGTTTGATGATTTTAGAGATATACTCTTTATCTTGCTCAATTAATAAATCAAAACAAGGAACCGAAACAATATTTGCTTTAATACCATCTTTTTCAAGCTCACAAGCAGTTTTAAGAGCTAAAGAAACTTCAGAACCAGAAGCCATAATTGTAACAGTTGCACCTTCTCTTTCTTTCAATAAATAACCACCATTTGATACATTACCATAAGCTTTTTCAGGTTTTAATACTTCTAAATCTTGTCTTGAACAAACAAATGCTGTTGGAGCAGACATCTTAAGAGCAACTTTCCAAGAGTCAACATTTTCAGTTGCATCAGCAGGTCTAAATGTATAAAAGTTTGGTAAAGCTCTAAATTGTGATAAGTGCTCAATTGGCTGATGTGTAGGACCATCTTCTCCAACACCAATTGAATCATGAGTCCATACAAAGTGTTGAGGAATAGAAGCTAATGCTGCAATTCTTGCACTTGGTTTTAGATAATCAGAAAATACAAAGAAAGTTGCAGAGAAAACTTTAAATAATCCATAAAGGTTCATTGCATTTGTCATTGCTGCCATTGCATGTTCTTTAATACCAAAATGGATATTTCTTCCATTTGGA
This genomic window contains:
- a CDS encoding arsenate reductase ArsC gives rise to the protein MKKVLILCTGNSCRSIIAEALINAKLDGVSSDSSGVKASGRVNLNAQKLLEQKGIWKEEYHSKTIDKVLDNEYDLVVTVCDHANESCPMFPKVTKIIHVGFEDPDGKDFSAFIKTYEEIESELLPKVKEALGL
- a CDS encoding ArsR/SmtB family transcription factor, with the translated sequence MEIFLKSVSALNDETRVKLLKFLNIHGKCCVCDLENSFNMIQSRLSRHLKILKEAGFLRVDREGRWAYYSVRTPLDEFRQASIKEIMTLDIELPILTKACNL
- a CDS encoding permease, producing MFFYWEKFVDFLVYDSLGLTKGEHLADALHFFIYDTVKIFILLVTIIYIVSFLRSYFPVEKIRDYLSGKHKLIGHVFASFFGMLTPFCSCSAIPLFLGFLQARIPLGVTFSYLISAPLSDAVVIALLFSLFGIKITLLYIGTVILLAIVAGLLIGSLNLEKEVLIDVKPVASCCGNENEESQSLQNRAKDAWASSMDIFKKIYIYVIIGIGIGAFIHGYVPAETIVKYAGGDAWWAPLMGVIMGIPMYSSAAGMLPLIEVLTSKGMLLGTALSFMMAVVALSLPEALILKRVLSMKLISIFFGTVGVAIFIVGVVFNSIL
- a CDS encoding arsenic transporter, with product MILASSIFLVTLIFVIWQPKGLQIGTTAVLGAIVALIAGVVSFEDVLVVSDIVWDATLAFIGIILLSMVLDDIGFFEWCAIKMAKLSRGNGHLMFVYALLLGSFVSALFANDGAALILTPILLAKMRILKLNAKTILAFLLAGGFISDSASLPFVFSNLTNIVTANYFDIGFLEYLSRMFVPYIVSTVVTISFLWAFLRKDIPREIDVSLLKNPDDVLKNKTLFKFSWVFLALLLVGYFVGDNYDLPVSVFALGGGLIFLAIASYTKSARAWLTIKTAPWQVVWFSIGLYIVVYGLKNAGLTDYLATILQDLVQRGDVIAILGTGFISAFLSAIMNNMPTVMIMDIALTDIPNETLAYANIIGCNLGPKMTPFGSLATLLWLHVLSQKGVKIGFWQYSKFGLIVTPPILFVVLLTLV
- a CDS encoding gamma-glutamylcyclotransferase family protein, which translates into the protein MTETLFVYGTLMPNCPNGHVLENIVGKFVPATVKGRLIDAGWSASMGYPGIRLDAGEDTIHGYLFYSSNLIDNWDYLDEFEGQEFQRTPVIVERYDELEVDTFIYTLKQEVLDMEEE